The segment TTTGTTGTGCAGTGGTACAAATCCTTTTTGACGTGGTACTAGGTTATTCCATGGTTGGTTCTGTTATGTGAGAATTAGCAAGATGAAACAAGACACAAATCATCAATTTGTCATTAAGCTTAGCCACGACTTCTAGATGGGTAAGAATCATCCTTCACTCATGGGCTAGTCCACATTACCTGCAAAGCGCCATGTTGTTCTAAATGCTTCTTTAGCTATTGTTTCGTTCGTGTATCATGATCAACCGAGCCTCCTTCGAGGTAGGGATGGATATTGTAATCTGCATATATAATCGAAAGCTAGAACCCGTTGAGACAATAGACAAAACGGCCACATCATACAAACGCAgtagcaaaaaaaaagaaatcaatcTGATTTGTTTCACAAATGTCAGCCTCTTTGATTAACCGCTCCCTAACAAACATCAGAACAGAActagattttttgaaagaatctAACGTCATCTCTAATGACGTTTTTGATCAAATAAATAAGAGCTTGCCAATGAGATGGGACCCACCTAGTGCATCTCGTAATACCAGTTCAACTTCATTGGAGTATGTTGAAGCTCTTTATCAGTTTGATCCTCAACAAGACGGTGATTTGGGCCTAAAACCTGGTGACAAGATCCAACTCTTAGAAAAATTATCTCCAGAGTGGTATAAAGGTAGCTGTAATGGCCGCACTGGCATTTTCCCTGCAAACTACGTCAAGCCAGCTTTCTCTGGGTCTAATGGACAATCTAATCTTCCACCACCTCCACAGTATAAAGCTCAAGAATTACAACCAGTCCCAACGCAGAATAGTGCTGTCTCATCTTACCAACAGCAGCCATTCCCTCCACCTTCCACCAACTATTATCAACAGCCACAACAAGCACCTGCTCCTGCTCctcaacagcaacagcagcagcaacaaccaAACTCTCACAACCATTTGAAGAGCTTTGGTAGTAAGTTAGGTAATGCAGCCATTTTTGGTGCAGGTGCTAGTATTGGTTCAGATATCGTTAATAGCATATTTTAGACCATTCTTCCTTTCCctatttctctttattcaattgtttttcataattGTGGATGCTTCTATAAATGGGTTCGAGTTGCACTTTTGATATTGCTGTTATTTaaactttctttcttttttatgtaccgttttctctttttaaaGAGAAGATACATAATTTATGAAGAATCTCGGCTCATCACCTTAAATATGAATCGGTAATGGTTCTCTTTACAGTTCAAAAAGTCTCGAGTTTTCCcttgatttcttttagACTtagatatataaaaaagacGCAAGAGTATACTTTACATTTTCATCCTTCTATTCTAGCTTTATATACGCTACTGAACCAAAAACCTGCCGTACACGTGGTATATTCTGTTAACAACGTTTATGTGAGCTTTGGAGTCAAGATTAGCATCTACCAATTCCTCCACATCCCTAAAccattctttctttcttgacgTCGGGATTAATGAACTGCCCAGTTTATATAAATTAGAAACCTCAATCACTAATAGGCCTTGATTCAAGTGTTCCTCATCTGCGTCTGAACCCTGGTTGTAATAGTTCAGGATTCTTTCCACATTATTCAGGCTTATACTTACTTGCTCTCTATAACGCTTCACATTGGACCACACGTTGCCTAATTTAATGAATCTTTTCAACGCCACAATAGATGAATATAGAATTACTAAAGCTGGAGATAATGCTACAACTCCAAACACCAATTGTTGCGATTTTAGCATTTTATCAATACCATTTAAAGCCATCGAACCATCgacttttgttttctgcAGTTGAATCAATAATGACCTAACTAGCCCACCAGTAgcaatattctttattggATGGTGTAACTGTGTTTCATAGATTTCCATAAATTCGGTCAAATCACCATGTTCGACTTTAGTACTTAATATAATAGGGTCTATTAAGTGGTTAGATGCCGAGTCACTATTATCCACAACAAAGCTAACAATCATTCTGGTAAGGGAATCCATGTCAGAATTAAGGGTCTCTTGTGATGTGACTGAAATGGCACTTCCTTCGTCATGTTTAACAGTAGACCACACTTGCTTCAAAGGAGCCCATAGCCAGTTCAAGATCAACCCTTTAGCAAAATCAACTACgttatttttgataaaatcttGAATAACATACCGGGAGTCCCACAAAGATATAATCGATGATGGTCCATACAAGAGACATAGAAAGATCGAAGGCCAATACCTAGTTAATACACTTGGTTTGGCGAATTTTCTCAAAGGGCGATCTTTATGAAACTTTGCTGAACATTGAATCACATCAGTTAGATTTGAGTCAGAGATTTCTAATCCAAAGAAATTTTGCAATGATTGTAGATGCCTTTCGTAGTTGGGTAAATGCAGTTCAGATAACACGCCATTCGCTTCTGATGATTGATTGAAGTCAGCAATCAAGTGCCCCAGTTTGATAGTATAGCTCTTCGATGATTGATTGATTACATTAAGCCTTTCATTGACTACTCCACGTGGTATATctgaaatcaaagaagctATTTCAATCGGTTTCTTCGGTAGCCCAACAAACCTAAAGTTACGAACTACCATaaatttatttattcttggGCGTATTTCTTCTAGTAAATCAAATGACAATGCCTTTAATGACCATTTTTGATGCAGTAGCTTTTTCTTATGtatttctttctgaataGTTTGAGATAACAGATGTATGGTCGACACTGAGGTTTGTAAgcaatataaaaatgacTTTAAGGTTGAATCGCTAACAGTTTTATAGTATTGTTCAGCTTCATACACTGATGGCAAACCTTGGACACAATCGTTAGTTACAGAATAGTAGCATAATAAGATGATATATTCAAATATGGCTTGTGTGACAAGGTATTGCAAATCTCCGTCTTCAAATGATGAAGGATCTGCAATGTCCTTGCAAATATTATATAGCGAAtcaaaaggaattgaaCAATAAGAgtcaatattattacttttGATTGAAATGCAgactttttcaacaattgCCCTGACCTCTTGTAATTGATCCTGCAATCTACTCAGTTcagcattttcttcacgAACATCTTGAACCAATT is part of the Saccharomyces mikatae IFO 1815 strain IFO1815 genome assembly, chromosome: 16 genome and harbors:
- the NCA2 gene encoding Nca2p (similar to Saccharomyces cerevisiae NCA2 (YPR155C); ancestral locus Anc_3.502) is translated as MITNRRILKSFEEISRSLEESLREVALDSQQQLVQDVREENAELSRLQDQLQEVRAIVEKVCISIKSNNIDSYCSIPFDSLYNICKDIADPSSFEDGDLQYLVTQAIFEYIILLCYYSVTNDCVQGLPSVYEAEQYYKTVSDSTLKSFLYCLQTSVSTIHLLSQTIQKEIHKKKLLHQKWSLKALSFDLLEEIRPRINKFMVVRNFRFVGLPKKPIEIASLISDIPRGVVNERLNVINQSSKSYTIKLGHLIADFNQSSEANGVLSELHLPNYERHLQSLQNFFGLEISDSNLTDVIQCSAKFHKDRPLRKFAKPSVLTRYWPSIFLCLLYGPSSIISLWDSRYVIQDFIKNNVVDFAKGLILNWLWAPLKQVWSTVKHDEGSAISVTSQETLNSDMDSLTRMIVSFVVDNSDSASNHLIDPIILSTKVEHGDLTEFMEIYETQLHHPIKNIATGGLVRSLLIQLQKTKVDGSMALNGIDKMLKSQQLVFGVVALSPALVILYSSIVALKRFIKLGNVWSNVKRYREQVSISLNNVERILNYYNQGSDADEEHLNQGLLVIEVSNLYKLGSSLIPTSRKKEWFRDVEELVDANLDSKAHINVVNRIYHVYGRFLVQ
- the PIN3 gene encoding Pin3p (similar to Saccharomyces cerevisiae LSB1 (YGR136W) and PIN3 (YPR154W); ancestral locus Anc_3.501), which codes for MSASLINRSLTNIRTELDFLKESNVISNDVFDQINKSLPMRWDPPSASRNTSSTSLEYVEALYQFDPQQDGDLGLKPGDKIQLLEKLSPEWYKGSCNGRTGIFPANYVKPAFSGSNGQSNLPPPPQYKAQELQPVPTQNSAVSSYQQQPFPPPSTNYYQQPQQAPAPAPQQQQQQQQPNSHNHLKSFGSKLGNAAIFGAGASIGSDIVNSIF